In Halococcus saccharolyticus DSM 5350, the following are encoded in one genomic region:
- a CDS encoding dihydroorotase, whose product MTRADLRVVDARVVTPSGTLPGGVAATDGRIVAVGTETNLPDADREIDAEGNYLIPGFIDPHVHWGLSRYEFEDYHEGLAHDFETETRGAVHGGVTTVVNFLLQREPYLPDMDFFREVGRENSYIDFAYHAIVHQDHHVEEIEGLVDEGIRSFKVFFNWYKHASPELGIDHSDAGRVYQVLDTVSDVNGGVVMFHAENEDLAYERRQELKEEGRNDLEAWTEASPNVAEAMQIEQIGRLTEYTDSRAYIVHMSTAEGVDVCERFQDRGINLHAETLPAFLAHTNDEDLGVWGKISPPLRKERSKTRLWEGLRTGVVDYLGTDHCPHKIEFKEKDEGKYGDMWDAIPGDNNGIEYFLPVMMSEGVNENRLSMERVVEVCAENNAKRWGLYPRKGALVEGADADMVIVDLEKRRTVDDEFYHTMEPGYSTFHSDELTGLPTHTIVGGEVVVEDDELQVEPGDREYLPRGENGVPM is encoded by the coding sequence ATGACACGAGCAGACCTGCGGGTGGTTGACGCACGAGTGGTGACGCCGAGCGGAACGCTACCCGGGGGCGTCGCGGCCACGGACGGACGGATCGTCGCAGTGGGAACCGAGACGAACCTCCCCGACGCCGACCGCGAGATCGACGCCGAGGGGAACTACCTGATTCCGGGGTTCATCGATCCGCACGTCCACTGGGGGCTCTCGCGCTACGAGTTCGAGGACTACCACGAGGGGCTCGCCCACGACTTCGAGACCGAGACCCGTGGCGCGGTCCACGGCGGTGTCACAACAGTCGTGAACTTCCTGCTCCAGCGCGAGCCGTACCTCCCCGACATGGACTTCTTCCGTGAGGTCGGTCGCGAGAACTCCTACATCGACTTCGCGTACCACGCGATCGTCCACCAGGACCACCACGTCGAGGAGATCGAGGGACTGGTCGACGAGGGGATCCGATCGTTCAAGGTGTTCTTCAACTGGTACAAGCACGCGAGTCCCGAACTCGGTATCGACCACTCCGACGCCGGCCGGGTGTACCAGGTGCTCGATACGGTTTCGGACGTCAATGGAGGTGTAGTGATGTTCCACGCCGAGAACGAGGACCTCGCCTACGAGCGCCGCCAAGAACTCAAAGAGGAGGGCCGCAACGACCTCGAAGCGTGGACGGAGGCTTCGCCGAACGTCGCCGAGGCGATGCAGATCGAGCAGATCGGCCGACTCACCGAGTACACCGACTCGCGGGCGTATATCGTTCATATGAGTACCGCCGAGGGCGTCGACGTCTGCGAGCGATTTCAAGATCGGGGCATCAACCTCCACGCCGAGACCCTGCCTGCCTTCCTCGCCCACACCAACGACGAGGATCTGGGAGTCTGGGGAAAGATCTCGCCGCCCCTCCGGAAAGAACGAAGTAAGACGCGGCTTTGGGAGGGGCTCCGAACCGGCGTGGTCGACTACCTCGGCACCGATCACTGTCCTCACAAGATCGAGTTCAAGGAGAAAGACGAAGGGAAGTACGGCGACATGTGGGACGCGATCCCTGGCGACAACAACGGTATCGAGTACTTCCTGCCGGTGATGATGAGCGAGGGTGTCAACGAAAACCGGCTCAGTATGGAGCGCGTAGTGGAGGTCTGTGCGGAAAACAACGCCAAGCGATGGGGGCTCTATCCACGGAAGGGCGCGCTCGTCGAGGGTGCTGACGCCGACATGGTGATCGTCGATCTCGAAAAGCGCCGGACGGTCGACGACGAGTTCTACCACACGATGGAACCCGGCTACTCCACGTTCCACAGCGACGAGCTCACCGGCCTGCCGACCCACACCATCGTCGGCGGCGAAGTCGTCGTCGAGGACGACGAACTCCAGGTCGAGCCGGGTGATCGCGAGTACCTCCCCCGAGGAGAGAACGGTGTTCCGATGTAG
- a CDS encoding phosphate uptake regulator PhoU → METRKVQLSGGTTYTVSLPKSWATEHRIDAGSILRLHPKGNGSLLVESTGDTNGDGDERTTTVDSGGLDRDGLARTLHALYIVGVDRIRLVDDTTHSTERRSTITRLAGRLSGLEVLETTETEITLRSLLDPGCVSIHKSVLRLKLITLGMARDAVRAFVTGDRSLADTVIERDDEADKLFAMVTRYFRRSLSNLAVIDKLDHSRDELFEYYYVARQFERIADHAEKIARLANEDALADDLDETLSSYADRARTIVDHAADVALSNAHVGMAYDATANRDALVDEITAFSHELHGRGEPEEIHRVSLLLDSTERTAEYGANVAEMAVQRTARQDELPDA, encoded by the coding sequence ATGGAGACGAGGAAGGTCCAGCTCTCCGGCGGGACCACGTACACCGTCTCGCTACCGAAGTCGTGGGCGACCGAACACCGAATCGATGCGGGTTCGATCTTGCGTCTCCATCCGAAAGGGAATGGCTCGCTACTCGTCGAGTCCACGGGTGATACCAACGGTGATGGTGACGAACGGACCACAACCGTCGACAGCGGTGGTCTCGATCGAGACGGGCTCGCACGGACGCTCCATGCGCTCTACATCGTCGGCGTCGATCGCATCCGACTCGTCGACGACACCACTCACTCGACCGAACGCCGGAGCACGATCACGCGTCTCGCCGGGCGGTTGAGCGGGCTCGAAGTGCTCGAAACCACCGAAACCGAGATCACGCTTCGGAGCCTCCTCGATCCGGGGTGCGTTTCGATTCACAAGAGCGTGCTACGATTGAAGCTCATCACGCTCGGAATGGCCCGGGATGCGGTGCGAGCGTTCGTGACCGGTGATCGATCGTTGGCAGACACCGTGATCGAGCGCGACGACGAGGCCGACAAACTGTTCGCGATGGTCACACGGTACTTCCGGCGGTCGCTTTCCAATCTCGCGGTGATCGACAAACTCGATCACTCGCGCGACGAACTCTTCGAGTACTACTACGTCGCCCGCCAGTTCGAACGGATCGCGGACCACGCCGAGAAGATCGCCCGACTCGCCAACGAGGACGCGCTCGCCGACGACCTCGACGAGACGCTTTCCTCGTACGCTGACCGCGCACGGACGATCGTCGATCACGCCGCTGACGTCGCGCTCTCGAACGCCCACGTCGGGATGGCGTACGACGCAACCGCCAACCGTGACGCGCTCGTCGATGAGATCACCGCGTTCAGTCACGAACTCCACGGTCGCGGCGAACCGGAGGAGATCCATCGAGTGAGCTTGCTGCTCGACAGTACCGAGCGAACCGCGGAGTACGGAGCCAACGTCGCCGAGATGGCAGTCCAGCGGACCGCCCGTCAGGACGAACTTCCCGACGCGTAG
- a CDS encoding cobyric acid synthase: MTSTVLVAGTASHVGKSTVVTGLCRRLAREGVAVAPYKAQNMSNNARAVVTADGVAEGDDAGTERRPSEDGEASTDGWGEIGVSQYVQARAAGVTPTTDMNPVLLKPRGDAESQLVIDGEAVGHYAAGAYYDEHWERAREAAEAAHERLAAEYEVIVAEGAGSIAEINLHDRDLANVATARFADASILLLADIERGGAFASAYGTLELLPDDLRDRVMGVVFTKFRGDRSILESGIEELERKTGIPVLDVLPYDDPGLPAEDSVSLPAAGERRVSGDDDGVADEVAVTVAVPRLPRISNFTDLEPLAREPGVRVAYVPLDTDLASADAVVIPGTKNTVDDLLALREAGFDEALARMSGPIVGLCGGYQILGEQITNAAIEGTGDRSIVEGLGLLPVETSFSREKRVERVTRDVDGSGPIDGASGTVAGYEIHMGESTATAAVERPIGKGSAATDRVLGTYLHGLFENRNVRNAFVESAFRCAGKRRPRPTNEERSPYAKAAALVDGLALGLE, from the coding sequence ATGACCTCGACCGTCCTCGTCGCGGGCACCGCGAGTCACGTCGGCAAGAGTACGGTGGTCACCGGCCTCTGTCGTCGCCTCGCGCGCGAGGGCGTCGCGGTCGCACCGTACAAGGCCCAGAACATGAGCAACAACGCCCGCGCGGTCGTGACCGCCGACGGTGTCGCCGAAGGCGACGATGCCGGCACGGAGCGCCGGCCGTCTGAGGACGGCGAAGCGTCCACTGACGGCTGGGGCGAGATCGGTGTCTCGCAGTACGTCCAGGCTCGCGCTGCCGGCGTCACGCCGACGACCGACATGAACCCCGTCCTCCTCAAACCCCGCGGCGACGCCGAGAGTCAACTCGTGATCGACGGCGAAGCCGTCGGTCACTACGCCGCCGGAGCGTACTACGACGAGCACTGGGAGCGCGCTCGCGAGGCTGCCGAAGCGGCCCACGAGCGCCTCGCGGCCGAGTACGAGGTGATCGTGGCTGAGGGCGCAGGCTCGATCGCAGAGATCAACCTCCACGACCGCGACCTCGCGAACGTCGCGACAGCGCGGTTCGCCGACGCGTCGATCCTGCTGCTCGCGGACATCGAGCGCGGCGGCGCGTTCGCGAGCGCCTACGGTACACTCGAACTCCTGCCCGACGATCTCCGCGACCGAGTGATGGGCGTCGTCTTCACCAAGTTCCGTGGCGATCGTTCGATCCTCGAATCGGGGATCGAAGAGCTGGAGCGAAAAACCGGAATACCGGTGCTCGACGTCCTCCCGTACGACGATCCCGGACTGCCCGCCGAGGACAGCGTCTCGCTGCCGGCGGCTGGCGAGCGTCGCGTGTCGGGCGACGACGACGGCGTGGCGGACGAGGTCGCGGTGACCGTCGCAGTCCCTCGGCTCCCCCGGATATCGAACTTCACCGACCTCGAACCGCTGGCGCGCGAACCGGGCGTTAGGGTAGCCTACGTGCCGCTCGATACCGATCTCGCGAGCGCGGACGCAGTCGTGATTCCCGGAACCAAAAACACCGTCGACGATCTGCTGGCGCTTCGAGAGGCTGGGTTCGACGAGGCACTCGCCAGGATGTCGGGCCCGATCGTCGGACTGTGTGGTGGCTACCAGATCCTCGGCGAGCAGATCACGAACGCCGCCATCGAGGGCACGGGCGATCGATCGATCGTCGAGGGACTCGGTCTGTTGCCCGTCGAAACCAGCTTCTCCCGCGAGAAGCGCGTCGAACGCGTCACTCGGGACGTCGACGGCTCCGGCCCAATCGATGGCGCGAGCGGTACCGTCGCAGGCTACGAAATCCACATGGGTGAGAGCACCGCCACCGCGGCCGTCGAACGGCCCATCGGTAAGGGAAGCGCCGCGACCGATCGCGTCCTCGGCACGTATCTTCACGGGCTGTTCGAGAATCGGAACGTCCGCAACGCGTTCGTCGAGAGCGCTTTTCGGTGCGCCGGTAAACGGCGTCCCCGACCCACGAACGAGGAGCGCTCGCCATATGCGAAGGCCGCGGCGCTGGTCGATGGTCTCGCGCTCGGACTGGAGTAG
- a CDS encoding cob(I)yrinic acid a,c-diamide adenosyltransferase, which translates to MTDNSSDADRDAQHSRTPGEGKTPESQPIEPSAPDEFGLVSAWWGDGKGKTTAALGMGFRAAGHGYRVHLLQFMKGGAASVEATRGEYNAIDVVSGFTYENSGHYGWHGLLDGSADDEHAARAQGALERARELVAAADEADLTAPLALDGEPDEGVHLLILDEILYAANRDLVDPDAVADLVDDKPDDLELVLTGGHERPAIADRADLVTNVRKEAHPFDAGHRARKGTEY; encoded by the coding sequence ATGACTGACAACAGCTCCGACGCCGACCGCGACGCACAGCACAGTCGAACCCCCGGCGAGGGGAAAACACCCGAATCGCAGCCGATCGAGCCGTCGGCCCCCGACGAGTTCGGCCTGGTCTCGGCGTGGTGGGGCGACGGGAAGGGGAAGACCACCGCCGCGCTCGGGATGGGATTCCGGGCCGCGGGCCACGGCTACCGCGTCCACCTCCTCCAGTTCATGAAGGGTGGCGCGGCGAGCGTCGAGGCCACCCGCGGCGAATACAACGCGATCGATGTCGTATCTGGATTCACTTACGAGAACTCGGGCCACTACGGCTGGCACGGCCTGCTCGACGGCTCGGCCGACGACGAGCACGCCGCCCGGGCCCAGGGCGCGCTCGAACGCGCCCGCGAACTCGTCGCCGCAGCGGACGAAGCCGACCTGACCGCGCCGCTCGCGCTCGACGGCGAGCCAGACGAGGGAGTGCATCTCCTGATCCTCGATGAGATCCTGTACGCCGCGAACCGCGATCTCGTCGATCCCGACGCGGTCGCCGATCTCGTCGACGACAAACCCGACGATCTCGAACTCGTTCTGACGGGCGGTCACGAGCGGCCGGCGATCGCCGACCGTGCGGACCTCGTCACGAACGTCCGAAAGGAGGCCCACCCGTTCGACGCGGGCCATCGCGCACGGAAGGGAACGGAGTACTGA
- a CDS encoding adenosylcobinamide amidohydrolase has translation MFEASVEAGVLQIARRDTAWLSTGWDGGFERADAAYNVSVPEGWSRTDLGTYVTERCDRAGFDLSGPSLLTGVDLQHARGARLDSVVAYATAGVSNPAALPQNPLAYPAQDADTDGRADEDGVGTVNIVVGTTRALDDAGLANLLAVAVEAKAATLLAATGFPGTTTDAVVVGCDPDGDPAQFTGSATPVGAAARACVREAVRASLASRYEHRAIPSSVADAEYGVVTDRRAEVFSP, from the coding sequence ATGTTTGAGGCGAGCGTCGAGGCCGGTGTTCTACAGATCGCGCGGCGGGACACCGCGTGGCTCTCGACGGGCTGGGACGGCGGGTTCGAGCGCGCGGACGCCGCCTACAACGTCTCGGTGCCCGAGGGCTGGAGCCGAACGGATCTCGGAACCTACGTCACGGAGCGGTGCGACCGGGCTGGGTTCGATCTTTCGGGGCCGTCGCTGCTCACCGGCGTCGACCTGCAACACGCCCGCGGCGCACGGCTCGACTCGGTAGTAGCCTACGCCACCGCAGGCGTGTCGAACCCTGCCGCGCTGCCGCAGAATCCCTTAGCATATCCTGCCCAGGACGCCGATACCGACGGCCGAGCCGACGAGGACGGCGTCGGCACGGTCAACATCGTCGTCGGGACGACGCGGGCGCTCGACGACGCCGGACTTGCGAACCTGCTCGCGGTCGCCGTCGAGGCGAAAGCCGCGACGCTGCTCGCGGCGACCGGCTTTCCGGGGACGACCACCGACGCGGTCGTCGTGGGCTGTGATCCCGACGGCGACCCCGCACAGTTCACCGGCAGCGCGACCCCGGTCGGGGCCGCAGCGCGCGCCTGCGTCCGCGAGGCGGTGCGTGCGAGCCTCGCGTCGCGATACGAGCACCGCGCAATCCCTTCGAGCGTGGCCGACGCCGAGTACGGCGTCGTCACCGACCGACGAGCCGAGGTGTTCTCGCCGTGA
- a CDS encoding threonine-phosphate decarboxylase, which yields MNLDNALGVDRAPHGSSDDPNVLDFSANTNPRVPEGVEAVYRDAFAESRSYPSEPPADYRDAAAEYVDCQPDEVIPTPGGLAAIRSVVDLAVSPGDSVLVPFPSFGEYAREVPLQGGEPAFVPHDAVLDIDRSDLAEHALAIVCNPNNPTGETYDSAALDTFAARCRDVDTPLLVDEAFLGFTDQPSLAGTPGVVVARSLTKLFGLPGLRSGFAVTTGEYGEALAAARRPWNVSGPALATGAYCLRQTEFVAETRERVRTERPRLRDALSEQFDVRPSDAPFLLCDVGDRDVDRILEYARERGLALRDARTFRGLDSHIRVAVRLPAENDHLIEVLGDV from the coding sequence GTGAACCTCGACAACGCGCTCGGCGTCGACAGAGCTCCACACGGCAGCAGCGACGATCCCAATGTGCTGGATTTCAGCGCCAACACGAACCCACGAGTGCCCGAGGGAGTCGAGGCGGTCTACCGCGACGCGTTCGCCGAGTCTCGATCGTATCCGTCCGAACCGCCCGCCGATTACCGCGACGCCGCGGCAGAATACGTCGACTGCCAGCCGGACGAGGTGATCCCGACGCCTGGCGGCCTCGCGGCGATTCGCTCGGTCGTGGATCTCGCCGTCTCGCCAGGCGACTCGGTGCTGGTCCCGTTCCCGAGTTTCGGGGAGTACGCCCGTGAGGTTCCCCTCCAGGGTGGCGAGCCGGCGTTCGTTCCCCACGACGCGGTGCTCGACATCGATCGATCCGACCTCGCAGAACACGCTCTCGCGATCGTCTGCAACCCGAACAACCCGACCGGCGAGACGTACGATTCCGCCGCGCTCGATACGTTCGCGGCGCGGTGTCGCGACGTCGACACGCCGCTGCTCGTCGACGAGGCGTTCCTCGGGTTCACCGACCAGCCGTCGCTCGCCGGGACGCCGGGCGTCGTAGTCGCGCGATCGCTGACCAAGCTGTTCGGGCTGCCGGGGCTTCGGTCCGGGTTCGCAGTCACCACGGGCGAGTATGGCGAAGCGTTGGCCGCCGCGCGCCGGCCGTGGAACGTGAGCGGGCCCGCGCTGGCGACCGGGGCGTACTGTCTGCGCCAGACCGAATTCGTCGCGGAAACTCGGGAACGGGTCCGCACGGAACGCCCCCGACTCCGCGACGCGCTCTCCGAGCAGTTCGACGTTCGTCCGTCCGACGCGCCGTTCCTGCTGTGTGACGTCGGCGATCGTGACGTCGACAGGATCCTCGAATACGCCCGCGAGCGGGGTCTCGCGCTCCGGGACGCTCGAACGTTTCGGGGTCTCGACTCACACATTCGGGTCGCAGTGCGGCTCCCTGCCGAGAATGACCACCTGATCGAGGTACTCGGGGATGTTTGA
- a CDS encoding NTP transferase domain-containing protein — translation MCGGRGTRLDADTEKPLYDIDGRPMVDRVIDALRASRIEAIHAVGSSNAPRTRDRLDPGRSDVSRDGTRRCGPHVESFVETPGKGYVTDLAAALDSIDLPVLTVVADLPLLTGESVDRVIDAFEGDSLAVCVPVTLKRALGVSVDTTMEHEGRTVAPTGINVVGTGDAETTLVSHDERLAVNVNRRADAQVAEALA, via the coding sequence ATGTGCGGCGGTCGCGGCACTCGTCTCGACGCCGACACCGAAAAGCCGCTGTACGATATCGACGGTCGACCGATGGTCGACCGCGTGATCGACGCGCTCCGCGCCAGCCGGATTGAGGCGATCCACGCAGTCGGATCGTCGAACGCGCCCCGAACGCGCGATCGTCTCGATCCAGGACGTTCCGACGTCTCTCGGGACGGGACTCGACGCTGCGGGCCGCACGTCGAGTCGTTCGTCGAGACGCCTGGCAAGGGGTACGTCACCGACCTCGCCGCCGCGCTCGATTCGATCGATCTGCCCGTGCTGACGGTCGTGGCGGACCTCCCATTGCTCACCGGCGAGAGCGTCGATCGCGTGATCGACGCGTTCGAGGGCGACTCGCTCGCGGTCTGCGTTCCCGTCACGCTCAAGCGCGCGCTCGGCGTGAGCGTCGACACGACGATGGAACACGAGGGACGGACGGTCGCGCCGACCGGGATCAACGTCGTCGGGACAGGCGACGCCGAGACGACGCTCGTGAGCCACGACGAGCGCCTCGCGGTCAACGTCAACCGGCGCGCGGACGCCCAGGTTGCGGAGGCGCTCGCGTGA
- the cobS gene encoding adenosylcobinamide-GDP ribazoletransferase, translated as MVLTALRGALGFLSRFPVGRDGDAWAAFAERPIAFPLVGYLLGALVGLSLLIPGPPATVGIAFAVGVYAVTGINHVDGVADLGDALAVHGDATAQREVMKDTTLGVGGALAVALVVAGLVTAGSAIAALPAQAAFFAVAAEVGAKAGMASLVCVGSSPHDGLGAGFTANASPRALGPVWLLALPATLLAWPAIVPAAVALLAAGVVALAVLRWARSNLGGVTGDVLGAANEIARVAALHAGVIAWTHW; from the coding sequence GTGGTCCTGACCGCGCTCCGGGGGGCGCTCGGCTTCCTCTCACGGTTCCCCGTTGGGCGCGACGGCGACGCGTGGGCGGCGTTCGCCGAGCGGCCGATCGCCTTCCCGCTCGTCGGATACCTCCTCGGCGCGCTCGTCGGTCTCTCGCTCCTGATACCGGGACCACCCGCGACGGTCGGGATCGCGTTCGCCGTCGGCGTCTACGCCGTGACGGGGATCAACCACGTCGACGGGGTGGCGGACCTCGGCGACGCGCTCGCGGTCCACGGCGACGCGACCGCGCAGCGCGAGGTCATGAAAGACACCACGCTCGGCGTCGGGGGTGCGCTCGCGGTCGCGCTGGTCGTGGCCGGCCTCGTCACTGCGGGGAGCGCGATCGCGGCGCTACCGGCACAGGCCGCGTTCTTCGCCGTCGCCGCGGAGGTGGGCGCGAAGGCCGGGATGGCGAGCCTGGTCTGTGTCGGCTCGTCACCCCACGACGGGCTCGGCGCGGGGTTCACAGCGAACGCCAGCCCGCGAGCGCTGGGTCCAGTCTGGCTGCTCGCCCTGCCGGCGACCCTCCTCGCGTGGCCCGCGATAGTTCCCGCTGCGGTAGCGCTCCTCGCCGCCGGGGTCGTGGCGCTCGCCGTACTCCGATGGGCGCGATCGAATCTCGGCGGCGTCACCGGCGACGTTCTCGGCGCAGCCAACGAGATCGCGCGCGTCGCGGCGCTCCACGCGGGGGTGATCGCGTGGACGCACTGGTGA
- a CDS encoding CobD/CbiB family cobalamin biosynthesis protein: MSLAAVGALAVGLALDTAFEEFPQRIHPVAWFGRAVTPLDRSWAYPRLVGATIALGLPIGAAAVAGFVAALAVAVNPIVGGAVAGLVVFATTSLARLLSVAEDVIDLTATDPAAARTSVRALVGRKTDDLTPVQLRSAAVESAAENLADGLVAPLLAFALGARVSLAVGVAGAAWVKAVNTLDSMLGYHSKPVGGASARLDDLVMWLPARTSAVLLAAAGRSPRALARAREWSHAPTSPNSGWPMATLAAALDIRLKKRGAYVLNPDADLPSVERAREGVRVVGLAGLGAFVLCGVIAWS; encoded by the coding sequence ATGAGTCTCGCCGCCGTCGGAGCGCTTGCCGTCGGTCTCGCACTCGACACCGCGTTCGAGGAGTTCCCACAGCGCATTCACCCGGTCGCGTGGTTCGGGCGAGCCGTCACACCGCTCGATCGGTCGTGGGCTTACCCGCGGCTCGTCGGGGCGACGATCGCACTCGGTCTCCCGATCGGTGCTGCCGCAGTCGCGGGGTTCGTCGCCGCCCTCGCGGTCGCCGTGAATCCGATCGTCGGCGGCGCGGTCGCGGGTCTCGTGGTGTTCGCCACGACGAGCCTAGCACGATTGCTGTCGGTCGCGGAGGACGTGATCGATCTGACCGCGACCGACCCGGCAGCCGCACGAACCTCGGTCCGGGCGCTCGTCGGACGGAAGACCGACGATCTCACCCCGGTCCAGCTCCGGAGCGCGGCGGTCGAGAGCGCGGCCGAGAACCTCGCCGATGGGCTGGTCGCACCCTTGCTAGCGTTCGCGCTTGGCGCGCGCGTCTCGCTCGCGGTCGGGGTGGCGGGCGCGGCGTGGGTGAAGGCCGTCAACACGCTCGATTCGATGCTCGGCTACCACTCGAAACCGGTCGGCGGGGCGAGCGCGCGACTCGACGACCTCGTGATGTGGCTTCCGGCCCGCACGAGCGCCGTGCTGCTCGCGGCCGCCGGCCGATCGCCGCGCGCGCTGGCCCGTGCCCGCGAGTGGAGCCACGCACCCACCTCTCCCAACTCGGGCTGGCCGATGGCGACGCTCGCCGCGGCCCTCGATATCCGGCTCAAAAAGCGCGGCGCGTACGTCCTCAACCCCGACGCCGATCTACCGAGCGTCGAGCGGGCGCGCGAGGGGGTTCGCGTCGTCGGCCTCGCGGGGCTTGGCGCGTTCGTCCTCTGCGGGGTGATCGCGTGGTCCTGA
- a CDS encoding cobyrinic acid a,c-diamide synthase, producing the protein MNGVVIGGTRSGVGKTVATLAVIRALEAAGHTVQPAKAGPDFIDPSHHTAIVGSARGSDGSRNHDRERVSRTLDAWLEGIEGLRRNYARGDGDICVVEGVMGLYDGDRSSTAMVAETLDLPVVLVVDASAGMESVAATAVGFERYAAHAGRDIEVAGIIAQRAHGGRHERGIKEALPDDLTYFGRIPPEPDLEIPDRHLGLHMGDEAPIDPATLDEVAAGVRTDRLLDIAREPPTVDPGDPGLAREKRVAVARDEAFRFVYPATMERLRARSEVVTFAPAAGDDVPPADGIYLPGGYPELHAATIADGPVLATLRDRAAEGVPILGECGGMMALAESLMTVDGDTHEMAGVLPAEIEMCDRYQALDHVELSARESTLTANANGSLRGHEFHYSDATVGADARFAFDVERGKGIDGEHDGLTEHRTLGTYAHVHPESTAFDRFVDAL; encoded by the coding sequence ATGAACGGCGTCGTGATCGGCGGCACACGATCGGGCGTCGGCAAGACCGTCGCCACGCTCGCGGTCATCCGCGCGCTCGAAGCAGCGGGCCACACGGTCCAGCCCGCGAAGGCCGGTCCGGACTTCATCGATCCCAGCCACCACACTGCTATCGTCGGTTCCGCTCGCGGCTCCGACGGTTCCAGGAACCACGACAGAGAGCGCGTCTCGCGAACCCTCGATGCGTGGCTCGAAGGGATCGAGGGACTCCGGCGGAACTACGCCCGCGGCGACGGCGACATCTGCGTCGTCGAGGGCGTGATGGGGCTGTACGACGGCGACCGCTCCAGCACGGCGATGGTGGCCGAGACACTCGATCTCCCTGTCGTGCTGGTCGTCGACGCGAGCGCCGGAATGGAGAGCGTCGCGGCGACCGCGGTCGGCTTCGAGCGCTACGCCGCCCACGCCGGGCGCGACATCGAGGTCGCGGGAATCATCGCCCAGCGCGCCCACGGCGGCCGCCACGAGCGCGGGATCAAGGAGGCGTTGCCGGACGATCTCACGTACTTCGGGCGGATACCACCCGAGCCCGATCTCGAAATCCCAGATCGTCATCTCGGCCTCCACATGGGCGACGAGGCCCCGATCGACCCCGCAACACTCGACGAGGTGGCAGCGGGCGTGCGGACCGACCGGCTGCTCGACATCGCCCGCGAGCCGCCCACGGTCGATCCCGGCGATCCGGGACTGGCTCGGGAAAAGCGCGTCGCGGTCGCGCGCGACGAAGCGTTTCGATTCGTCTACCCCGCGACGATGGAACGTCTCCGGGCGCGCTCCGAGGTCGTGACGTTCGCCCCGGCTGCGGGCGACGATGTGCCCCCGGCAGACGGCATCTATCTCCCAGGGGGCTACCCAGAGCTTCACGCCGCCACCATCGCCGACGGGCCGGTGCTCGCCACCCTCCGTGACCGCGCCGCAGAGGGCGTCCCGATCCTCGGCGAGTGCGGCGGGATGATGGCGCTCGCCGAATCGCTCATGACCGTCGACGGTGACACCCACGAAATGGCGGGCGTTCTCCCCGCAGAGATCGAGATGTGCGATCGGTATCAGGCGCTCGATCACGTCGAACTCAGTGCGCGCGAATCGACGCTGACGGCGAACGCGAACGGCTCCCTCCGGGGCCACGAGTTCCACTACTCGGATGCGACCGTCGGCGCGGACGCACGCTTCGCCTTCGATGTCGAGCGCGGCAAGGGGATCGATGGCGAGCACGACGGGCTCACCGAACACCGCACGCTCGGAACCTACGCCCACGTCCACCCCGAGAGCACCGCGTTCGATCGGTTCGTGGATGCGCTATGA